Genomic window (Selenomonadales bacterium):
GACTTCACTGCTGCTGCCGCCGAGCACAAGGACTTGTCCCTGTTTGAGTTCGGCTTTGGCGATAAGCTCACGGACGGCCGTTTCTGCCTGTTGTGTCCATGCTTGTTGTATCATTTGCAAAAAGCCTTCTTTCTTATTCGTTCTCGAGTTCCATGATCTTGGCAACACGACGCGCATGGCGATCTCCGCCAAACGGGGTGGTGAGCCATTTTTCGACGATCATCTGTGCAAGGCCGGGGCCTGTGACACGTTCGCCGAGTGCGAGAATGTTGGCATCGTTATGTTCGCGCGACATCTGCGCCGAGAATACATCGTTGCAAAGTGCGGCACGGATGCCTTTGATCTTGTTGGCGGCGATAGAGATACCGATCCCCGTTCCGCAAATGATGATACCGCGTTCACACTGACCGCTTGCTACGGCACGCGCTACTTTCGCGCCGTATTCGGGATAGTCAACGGAATCCGTCGTATAGGTTCCCATATCTTCAAATTCAATATTCATATCTGTCAACTGTTTTTTGATAACTTCTTTCAAAGCATAACCACCATGGTCACTGCCGATCGCTAACATAATCGCATTCCTCCCTATTGCAGTAATTGCTAGTTATAATTGCAGTTATCTGGCTTTATTTCGCTGTATTCAGCCGTTTTTCCTGCTATAAGAAGAATTTTCGCATGTTATCGGGCGATACGCCAAATGGCATGCAGACCCCACAAACAGAGTGCAAGCGCACCAAAGGGCTCCAACGGCCACGGAAACACGCGACTGATGCGTTCTCCCAGAGAAAGCGCAATGCCGCTGACAAAGAAAATGACGATGCCCAGAACAAGAGGCAGCTGCGACCATCCGTCACCCAACAGCCCCATTCCAAGTCCGACGGCAAGCGCATCACAGCTGACACCGACGGCAAGAACAAAAAGCGCACCGCCATGCGGTAATTTCAGCGGACGATCATCCTTCTTTTTGCGGCTCTCCCAGAGAAGATGAAGTCCCAATAATAAAAGCACGCCTCCGCCAAACAGTCCTGCCCAGTTCTCCGCCATGATAACAGGCGACTCACCCGCCTGCCCGATCCTCTCCAAAGCACCTGCCAGATACGCACCCGATGATGCACCTATCATGAGCAATATGATATGAAAGAGCGCGAACACAAACGACATCCTTACGATCTCACCGAGCGACGGGCGCATCATACCGAGCGGGACCGCCACAGAAAAAAGATCCGCGCCCAGTGCAAGACTAAGCGCGGTCATTTCTACGATTGTCACATTTCTCACCTCATCGTTATTGTATGAGGCAAGGACACACCTTATGCAGTTACGATGCGATTTCCGCTGGCTTTGCGCAGTCGGTTCATCACAGCCAATCCGATATCCGTTTCGTCTACGCCTTCGAGATAGATGACGTCCGCACCCTTTTCATCGAAACTGCGGAGCGTATCATACAGAAGGCTTGCAAGTTCTGCCTTATCGGAGTAGCTGACGGTGATAACATCATCAGGTAAACGTTCTGCCAGTTCACGGCTGACGAGC
Coding sequences:
- the rpiB gene encoding ribose 5-phosphate isomerase B — encoded protein: MLAIGSDHGGYALKEVIKKQLTDMNIEFEDMGTYTTDSVDYPEYGAKVARAVASGQCERGIIICGTGIGISIAANKIKGIRAALCNDVFSAQMSREHNDANILALGERVTGPGLAQMIVEKWLTTPFGGDRHARRVAKIMELENE
- a CDS encoding manganese efflux pump, which translates into the protein MTIVEMTALSLALGADLFSVAVPLGMMRPSLGEIVRMSFVFALFHIILLMIGASSGAYLAGALERIGQAGESPVIMAENWAGLFGGGVLLLLGLHLLWESRKKKDDRPLKLPHGGALFVLAVGVSCDALAVGLGMGLLGDGWSQLPLVLGIVIFFVSGIALSLGERISRVFPWPLEPFGALALCLWGLHAIWRIAR